A genome region from Clupea harengus chromosome 7, Ch_v2.0.2, whole genome shotgun sequence includes the following:
- the LOC105902863 gene encoding NLR family CARD domain-containing protein 3-like — MEEELGGNIRAGERDFYEECVEMSSSLETIPNKQIWFKVHKQERIAVQERITHGRSADGSASELELSEESDSGLNNPDDEIGPNRSTVNKEEISEEEDLQKQVGSLLNAMMEVLQTSDEVDELVLRNTGLTDDLLQSLVAALKQSPSVVSTMNLNLNLISPVGVHSLLELLQSRPQLQSLFLFGNRLGDSGVQMLFTGLADLQTSTNRETGMSLQPQATQGMMTLPPIPHQGPPFVAFRLSELDLGGNGITGDGLRVLATYMRYHSQLRYLALAQTGGAEVTMWTMLFESLKVNTELAHIVLDECNLGDHGAKLFAETLRANVAIKKVDLDGNGIRDSGGSAILDALVSRKQSPLQHLSMEEGNFISTALMVKILQEVQANWPAVQNINLPLLPPTGVMQQ, encoded by the exons atggaggaagaaTTAGGTGGCAACATCCGAGCTGGTGAAAGAGACTTCTACGAGGAATGTGTTGAAATGAGCTCTAGCCTAGAAACAatcccaaacaaacaaatctggTTCAAAGTACACA AACAGGAGAGGATTGCCGTGCAGGAGCGTATCACACATGGCCGCTCTGCCGACGGCTCTGCCTCGGAGCTGGAGCTGAGTGAGGAGAGCGATAGCGGACTAAACAATCCCGATGATGAAATTg GTCCTAATAGGTCAACTGTTAATAAAGAGGAAATCAGTGAAGAAGAAGATCTACAGAAACAGGTGGGCTCCTTG CTCAATGCCATGATGGAGGTACTCCAGACCTCCGACGAGGTGGATGAGCTAGTCTTAAGGAACACGGGGCTGACGGATGACCTGCTGCAGAGTCTGGTCGCTGCCCTGAAGCAGAGCCCATCTGTGGTGAGCACCATGAATCTCAACTTGAACCTCATCAGCCCTGTGGGAGTCCACAGCCTACTGGAGCTGTTGCAAAGCAGGCCACAGCTCCAGAGTCTCTT TTTATTTGGGAACAGGTTGGGGGATTCTGGAGTTCAAATGCTGTTCACAGGACTGGCTGACCTGCAGACGAGCACAAATAGAGAAACAGGGATGTCACTGCAGCCTCAAGCAACACAAGGAATGATGACTTTACCTCCTATTCCACATCAGGGCCCTCCATTCGTTGCCTTTCGCCTCTCTGAATTGGACTTGGGTGGAAACGGGATAACCGGCGATGGACTGCGTGTTCTGGCCACCTACATGCGGTACCATTCTCAGCTGCGTTATCTTGCTCTGGCACAGACCGGCGGCGCTGAGGTAACCATGTGGACCATGCTGTTTGAGAGCCTGAAGGTGAACACCGAGCTCGCTCACATCGTCCTCGATGAGTGCAACCTCGGGGATCATGGGGCAAAGCTTTTCGCGGAAACACTGAGGGCCAACGTGGCCATAAAGAAAGTGGACTTGGATGGGAATGGCATTCGCGACAGTGGGGGCAGTGCGATCCTGGATGCACTTGTGAGTCGGAAACAAAGCCCCCTCCAGCACCTCAGCATGGAGGAGGGGAATTTTATCAGTACGGCCCTCATGGTGAAGATCTTACAAGAAGTTCAGGCTAATTGGCCTGCAGTGCAAAACATCAATCTACCATTACTTCCACCAACAGGGGTAATGCAGCAATGA